The sequence cattTGCCAAAagttgtattcttgattttgaaagttcaTGGTTGATAGGTTCTTTCAGGAAAGTTTCATATCAGCTGAAGTTtaattcttttaatttttaggcgTTCAACACTATCCTAATGTTTTCGACCAAACGGCAAGATGAAAGCATGAAACTTGCGTGACCTTTTTGCGAATGTGAAGgtcttgtatttgtgtacggATGCCGGGTTCTTGAAAGGGAaatggtcgtcggaactgcgcctgtgcgaccttctttttttacaaacaatgtatttcgttcACGATATAAttatgcacctcatcatcatagctgcaacatttaaattataccaTGTAGATTAtgtcagacatgttttaactttcatcaatcccCATCGTACCTTGTATATAGTGtctacattggtcgtatgggtcccatactacctttgagcgcagtttcgACGACTGAATCCCTTTAAGCCCCTTCAACCATAACTTTTGATGCATTTCCATTAATATTGATCCTTCggtaaaatttgtttcatttaaCAAGGCAGCATAAGACTTTATCAGTCAGCAAATATAGCCTCCAATAGTGTTTAGCCTTCGTCGAGATAAACGTGCATCGAATCCTCACTATAAAAGGAGTTAGCACTCTGCATGTTTTCACCGTCAGTGTGTTGACGGTCAATTATGATGGTACTTGCACTCCTACAATGATGACGCCATCAAGAGAAAGGACAACACTTTGAGAGCTAATAATGCTTACCTTACTCTCAACGTTCCAGGTCGTTCCTGTGCACCTGATCACTTTAGCTGCAAAGACGACGGTTTTGAATGTATTGTCGAGAGGTGGCGCTGTGATGGCGACGAGGATTGTTCCAATGGACGAGACGAAGCAGATTGTAAGGTTATGCGCCGAGCCACTTGACTCGAAAAAGCGCATAAATTAGgaatttcaagtgtttttcTGACTTGTCGGGAAGTGGGCATGTATTAAAATTAAAACCCGCAGCTTTGATACGATCATCTAATGCTCACTCTCCTTGATACAATAATCATTGATGTAACCACCCCCACCACGACgacaccaccaccatcaccaccaccaccaccacaaccaccaccacaccaccaccaccaccaccaccatcatcattatcatcatcatcatcatccatcaccaccaccaccatccatcatcatcatcatcatcatcatcatcatcatcaccatcatcatcatcatcatcatcatcatcatcaccatcatcatcatcatcatcatcatcatcatcatcaccaccaccaccatcatcatctatcatcatcatcatcatcatcatcatcatcatcatcatcatcatcatcatcatcatcatcatcatcatcatcaccaccatcatcatcatcatcatcatcatcatcatcaccaccaccatcatcatcatcatcatcatcatcatcatcatcaccaccaccaccaccaccatcatcatcatcatcatcatcatcatcatcatcatcatcatcatcatcatcatcatcatcattatcatcatcaccatcaccaccaccagtATCGCTGTCATCACCACCGCAATGGTTACTATCATCTCCGATATCGATGTATACTTGACCGTATAGTAAATCTTGGTAGCCACCTTCATCAATGCCATCGGCTGAGTTAATTGTTCATGAAACAACGTAGACGCGTGCTGCATTTCGCTGCCATAGTAAAGTTTGCCCAATTTGTGCAATTCCAGGTGACGGCCCAAAACATGTGGACCCGAAAAGTTTGCTTGTATAGATGGCGCCAGCTGCATACCACGTACCTGGGCCTGTGACGGGCAAGCAGACTGTCAAGACAGCAGCGATGAAGACGGCTGTGAAGGTTAGATATCTGcctctttattcatttttggAACAACAAACATTATGTATGTATCTCTTGTATGTTTTATCGGCCAGTTTTTTTAATGCACGTCTCAAGGTTCCATAAACCTGACCTTGTATCCATTGATTATTAGGAAAAGACCATGCCAGATGATGCGACGTTTCGCTGCGCTCACAGCAATAACTTCGACCACGTCTCCTTTATGGTAGtatgctcctcgaaagtgaaagactcatacttttgctcaaacttccctcaaggaatattcaaccattctctttcaaaataaagaatggaaattgggggtcaccttgcatttttggtactagagaaacaaattacctaggatttactgatatttgaaattcaaaatggccgccatccctgtgttcaatccatgaagaaaaaaaattcgattttgaaaaactaagacggcgaaaagttttttttataccaagagctttaaaactaACCcacacaagtgatagatcagataagaattgtaaaagtttgggagtccgaatatctgtatcGTTCTCATTTATTCGCTCAGCCGGTTTACAACAGAAGGGTTATAAAAGTGATAACATAAATATTTACCTGACAGTATTTTGAACTCCACTTTTCCGTTACTTTCTCACAAATCTTTGTTCAATATTGACGCTCACATTTCAGATTTCAGTATTCAGAAGTCGTTTCATCATGTAcagtttattgtttgtttgtttgtttgccgtTTCAAGAACCCGAATGCGACGACACCAGCTTTCAGTGCGTTGAATCCAAAAGATGCATTCCACGGAGATGGAAGTGCGACGGCGACCCCGATTGTTCCGATGGGTCGGACGAAGCGGGCTGCCGTGGTGAAGAAGTGACCCCCAGGGGTTGTAGGGACAGAGAGTTCCAGTGCTCAAGCGGAGATTGTATACACGAGTCCTGGCGATGTGACACTGACCTTGACTGCCCAGATGGGTCGGACGAAGTTGGTGCGGTGTGACAGGTACTTCACATTGCATCTTTGTGTAAGTGTGACGTCATATCAAAGGGCATGGTCAGTGAGGTCATATTTAAGGGACTGATCAGCAAGGGTTGGTGGGAGGCGTCATACCGTCTTTGAATAAAGGGGTaatcccccccctctctctctctctctctctctctctctctctctctctctctctctctctctctctctctctctctctctctctctctggcgcTTATCGAATTCTGAAGACGCTATGTGACTACCTATTGTCTCTTTTTCGTGGCTGTCCAGCATAAACAACTTTCTCGTCGCGCTTCGTATGTCATAAATGAACATAAGTTTACAATAAAAATGTTAGCTTTCCTGTCTTGACTGCGTCGCAACTAAACTAGATCCCTGAAGGCATTGCGTCACTTCCGCTGACCAATGCAAGTTGCAGAAGCCAGAGACACAGAGTCTCAAGTGAATGCTTCCCAAAAATATCAGCTCTTTCAGTCTTCATAATTAAAAAGTGGAAAAGCAACATGgttaaagaataaaatttgaGAAAACATGGCTTTTCTAGAATATTCTGAATGCTTGAGTTTACGGTTGTATCAGTAGATGGAACAGGACTATGGAGGTTTCCCTCGTTCCAAGTTCATGGCGGATTgtgttttcacatttcaattatttgtattattcatagAAACTGAATAATCAGGACGATTGCTTTATTTTCCCTAAAGTTTACATTTGCATTTACCGACCTATCTCTCACCACAATTGTTTGACTGAAACCCGCCCCATCCCAATAAATTAttctattttattcattttattttattctcgtCAACTGCGCCAGCGCaagttaaaatatgaaatatataaGATAAGTATAATAAAAGAcgaaattgaaaatgaagaaaactacaTACGACAGAAAGATTGAAATCACATCGACAAGACCGCCATGATATTTGTTTTTGAAGTTGTAGTGAATtgcaaaatatatcaatattactattaaatgaatgaattaaatAAGCGGGACGTGCCACCAAAGAACCCTCTCTTTGTAACATCGACTCTATTATTATGAGGTATAAAAATTAGGTCCCTTCTGGTGCTCAAACAAGAACGCTGAGACCAAACAAAGAGACACTATCTGTACaattaaaatgtgataaaacaCTTCTTCGCAGGAATCCACAATAAAAAAATCCGTACGAATATGTCAATGTGGACTATTATAAATGTGTAAGTCATAGTCACAATTACACCGTACACTGCAGTCCCTATAAAAGCCATATTTaacatgtaaaaaaaaacacggAGAAGgcgtttttttatttattcaattcTCATTGCTTGGTGCTTTGAGACAGAATTGAAAATAAGTATTGCATTGTAAAATTGGATGATCAATTGTCACAAACAAACGACGAGCAGGAGCATTGTCAATAAGACTAAAATTAAGAGTAATAAAACCTGAATGCGGTTTGCCTTGGCAACAGTGTGGTCTACATGTTTGTTGATAGAAAGCTTTTTGTCAAGTATGATGTCAAGGTCTTTATGATGATTGAGCCCGACGtatataacaaataaaagagGACCTAAGATGGATCCTTGTGGTACACCAGACGTTATGTCACACTACGAAGACGAGGTACCATTACATAAGTATGTAGAACCTTTGCCTTCTGTTCAAGTGCGAAGCTTCTTTAAAAGATCCTTATGAAAACAGTTACCATGTAACTTATGAAGAAAGACAGCGTGATTTACTTTATAATAAGCTTTGCTGAAATCAGCGTAAATGACATCTAATTGTGCTCTATTGTTAATTGCTGTTTTGGTCTCtgtaagtttgaatgaaattctcAATCACTGTAAAGTTATATCATAAAATAGTTCAATAGAATCATCAATATGTATACCATTTAGAGAACACCATGACAGCAATTCAAGAGCTCTAGTCCATTGCATAAAAATCAGCTTTTTGAAAGTTATAGATTAGTCTATCCTCCCGACAGGACTCTGTCTTATTCGTGAATACGTATGAACACAACACGTTATCGTGGTCTTACTCAAATTGTTCAAGCCGGTTCTGACATTATGGATATACACCAGTGGAACACAAAACAAACTTAACCATGGTTATTACAAATAGGGTGATAATTACATTGATATGATATCGATGTAATGTCATGATAATCGACGATGGTACCGGATGATCCTGTTTTGTTTATCGGGTTCCAGTTGCCTTGGCCCGGGCATCGTGCACTACATTAACGACGTAATTTATGACTGAAACAACACAATATcaccattgtttttttttgcaattcagATGCCCCGCGATGTACAACTAACAATGGAGGTTGCTCGCAAATTTGTCAAGATACCCCCGAAGGACCGACGTGCTCATGCAACGCTGGTTTCCAACTCCTCGAAGATCAGAAGACGTGCTTGGAGATCGAGACAACCACCGTGCAAGCACCGACTGCGCAGACAGGCGGGTGCGATGTTCCAGGACAATGCAGCCAGCTCTGCCAGGACACGAGCGATGGACACCGTTGCTCGTGCGTCGATGGCTATGAGCTGGGTCGAGACAACAGGTCGTGCACTGAGGCAGCCGAAACGGTTCTGCTCTTTGCTAACAGGTATGACATTAGAAGGATCAACCCGGAAACTGGGATGCAAGAGGTCATTGCCAGCGGCTTAAGGTCAGCCGTATCGCTTGACTATGATTACAATCGAGGATATTTGTACTGGAGTGACGTCAGTGAAGAGAAGATATTTCGGTACGTATCTACATAAAAAATGCTATAACATTGTTTAACTCGGCATACTCTTCCAAACATAAACGCCTCTACTGTGACGTCATTTCTTCGCCCTTGTTCCTAAGATCCCTTGTTATTTGTTATATTTCCGCAAACATATTAGTGTCAGTAAAGATCCTTCTTTCTCATATAAATGTTCAAATAGCGATGTTTCGCCAAACGAACGAGGACGACAGTTTCCTCGACTTGTTTCCAAACATGCCATCGGTCAGCTTTCGTCACATTTTTGCATGTCTCGTCGCGAATTTGATGAAGTGATTGGAGAGTTTTATGTGTACGCAACTTGTGTCGCAATTCAATCCAGCATGCCCCCCTGTAAGTGGCCATtctgtcatgattttttcatagCGGAGCAGATCGATTTTCGTCAGTCTTGATACAAGGGCAATGTTCTATAATGTGcacatgcatgtcaatttgtgcGCGTGCTACGAAATGTACCATGTCTTATATCATTGTCCTGTCTCAGCCACAGGGCAGCCTGTGCTGTGCCTTTTTTCAAGCGTAACTTGTAAATCAATGGCACAAGATTGTCACTCACCAATGATCGACAACGACATGAGTTGTAACAATGAAAGCAGGTAGTCAACAGCTGATAAAGTGGGCACTGCGTCACGATAACTTTTTACATATTAAGAAAGCTTCTCGCTCGTGATTGTCAATGTTTGATAATTCTTTTATGTATTTAACATCAATTATCTCTATTCTGTCAATTGGCAAAATTATTGTCCTTTTTCTACTCCCGCAATCAAAACGCCTCATGTTCAATTTCTCAACGCAGCCCGTACGTATGTGAAGTCCAACGTAGTATTTCAAGACTAAATttatttgatttctttgccacTAGATTTTATTGTACACAGTACATGTATCTTTAAAGCTCAGCATAGTACTCTATTTCGTATTCAACAGAAGAAAAAgcacatttaattttaaaatgaattttgtcaaaagttgTGGCTATATTGTCCTGTCAAATCATGTAAAGCACATTGCACaaacatttatatttcataaGTAATTGACATGGCTGAATGGATTAATTTATTcatctttttattattttaagGAAATCAATCAATGGTGTTGGTGAAGTCGAGGTGTTGATTGAACAACGAGTCAATAACCCCGACGGAGTAGCCGTGGACTGGATCTATCAGAATCTCTATTGGACAGACGCCGGCACCAATAAAATCGAAGTTGCCCATCTGGTTCCTAGACATGGCGCCATTCAGCGGGCCGTCCTCATCAGCGAGGGGTTGGATGAACCCAGGGCTATCGTCGTTAATCCAGCCGAAGGGTAAGTCATAGGCATTGTTTCACATTTATTCATACCAAAGTGAAATACTTCAAAAAAGCAAGGATGTGAAAATGGCAAATGATTGCACTGTAAGCCATCAACAGAATGATACCTCATACTTCTCTGCATCTTCATGGCTATCTCTGAGTTTGCTgtgacgagagagagagagagagagagagagagagagagagagagaggagagagagagagagagagagagagagagagagagagagagagagagagagagagagagagagagagagagagagatggatgTGCCCCTTTGAACTATATATCGTAATATCGGGCTCAAATATCATCAAGAAAAATTTACACAATTACTTTTCTTCACAAAGTTTCATGTACTGGACCGACTGGGGAGACGACGCCAGGATTGAAAAGGCAGGGATGAATGGCTGTGGACGCACCATCGTCATACACGAAAACATAGAATGGCCGAACGGTTTATCCATTGACTATGTTAATCGCCGTATCTTCTGGGTCGATGGCAAGCTCCATCTATTGGCGAGTGCCGGACTGAACGGTGAAGCCCGGGTCGATGTTCTTTCCGATAACACTGGCCTTGCGCATCCCTTCTCGGTGTCTGTCTTTCTCGACCACGTCTACTGGACTGAATGGGGGACGGAGACTATATATCGTGCTGAAAAATTCGACGGAGGGCATAAAACCGTCATCGCCCAGAACTTATACTCGCCAATGGGAATAGTAGCATACCACAGATTGAAACAAAGGCCGAGTAAGTACACGCCAACTTCCTTTAGACcgggaaaaaatattctccGCGGATTTTCTTGCGCGGCAATAAAAGGGAGGAACAAAAGTTGTAGTTTGCTTATTACACATTACAATTTATGGTAGTGAAGAGTTAGGTTATTTGTTTGTCTGGTACCAATTTTGCATAGAGATCACTGGTTTTTGTGCTTGCTTttgaaagagatatttaaattttcattgaggaaagtctgaGGAAGGTTTATGCGTTTTGATTTCGGTGCGCATCCTGCCTTTAGTCCAATACCAACTTTCCTTAAAGCTGGGCGTCCATATCATGCGATAACCGCATTCCTTTCGAAAACACTGTCTGCAGGCTATCCAAGCCGGGTTTCGTTAAAGGGATAAAGtggtcggaactgcgctcaaaggttgtatgggtcccatacgaccaatgACAACACTGTATCCGAGGTaagatggtgattgatgaaagttaaaacatatacatgtctgtcatactctgcatcgtataatttaaatgttgcagctatgatgatgaggtgcatctagatatcgtgcacgaaatacatgtaaacaagaaactcgcactgtttccctttaatctTAGGACTCTTAATGATCCAAATATGTCCCTCTTCGATCCAGGTAGGAACAATTGTGGTGTCAACAACGGGAAATGCTCGCATATCTGCGTGGCAAGCCCCGCGATCAGCGACTGCGGGGCAAACTATACCTGCATGTGTCCCGAAGGAGTCGAGTTGCTTGAGGACGGACATACATGCAACGTCTCTGGGATACTCCCACATCCGGACCTCATGAACTCTACAGGTAGGTTGGTTTTTGTTGGCTCAACTTCAGCAACCATGATGGCAGAACCTTTTCGAAGTCTTGCTTCGCCTTGGCTGTACGTGTTTACAAAGTTTTCCACTTGTCAGATTACGGGCTTTAGCCCTGTAGCCAGGCTGGTGCTGCATATTAAGTTCCTTGGAAAATGTAGATAATTCTCTTCTGCATCTACGAGCCGTATCCGTAAGCTTATCTCCGCCTGTTTGTTTGCCTCTCTGTCTCAGTCTCTGTCCCtctttgtctgtctttctgtctctgcCGGTACTGCTCTTTGTCTTTCTCTGTCCATGTCTagtcctctgtctgtctgtctgtctgtctgtctgtctgtctgtctgtctgtctgtctgtctgtctgtcaatgGTTTTCCCTCTTTCCTCTCAATGACCCCAGAGCTGATCGTTGACCAAAGTTGAAATACTTTTAGAAATAACAACTATTTTATATTTCAGCATGCTTTGATGAGACGGTTTAGAAAATAATTGTTGTGCAATTCagaaaataataacaatgcGATCAAAATGTACAgctgttttatttttaagtatACAAACAATAGGAAAATATAAAGATAGTGTTATTAAATATATGTCAAGACGTTTCAAATTGACCTCATGACGGACTCTGCACACATGCTCCCGACTTTCTCGACATTAATTATTGTATAGTGCCTTTGAAAAATTCCCTTTCTCTAATTTCTGCAATATATTTCCTGCCAATGCGGTCGCTTATTGTTTCAACGTATATCCCGCTACGCAACAGTGGTCCCGCTGTCGCCATATAGGGCAATGACGAAATCTGGGTTCGCCTTAGGGACTCTGAGATAAGCTAGCCTGCTAGACCATATCTTGTCGCCGTTTCGATTTCGGTCGGGGCGTCGTATAGGCCTACGTCTTTCCAGTATCCGCTgtgaagttgacttttctggAGGGGTTGTTACCTCTTCACATTGCAAGGATCTTTGAAGTCAAATCAGTAATGTCAATTGCATGAACAAATGTGATCGATAAAGCTATTTCCTATCGATTTCATATGACCACGTTCAATTTTATATAAAATACCAAGTTCGCTGCTAGTTAAAAATTACTAATCACAAACTAGCGATATAGAGCGTCCACTACATCGGATAAGAACAATTGTCTTACGATTATTATTTTCTAGGCATCAACGTATGTTTTGCGTATCCAGACGTTTGTGGTGGTGCATTTTGCCGTAAGCGTAACTTCAATGGTAGGCCTACCTATGACTGCCACTGTCCGCCCGGTTACGACATCGACGAATATGACGGCAAATGCCGCGCCCAGGGCCGGGAGCCAAGCTTGGTTTTCTCGGACGGTGGACACATTGGGCGGATATCCCTCCGATCCGGCGCCAAGGAAACGCTGATCGGCAATATCAGCAAGGGTTTGGGTGTGGACGTCGATGTGCGCCAGGGACTGATCTACTGGGCTGACGTGCGAGAAAGTAAAATATCAAGGTGAGTTGAGTAAATCTCACGGCTGAGAACAACGGGCCCGACGCACGGTGAACATTAGCACGAGAGTAGTGGGCTGTCCGCAGAGAGAGGGAAAGGCGCCATCAGGCGGCGGATTTTGAGGCTCACGGTTAAGGTTCGAACCCCGTCGTTCGGAGAGCCAGACCGATCTGTTGATTCGCAATACTTTCTCCACTCAAAGAGAGTATTGTCCAGTTTGATTTGATTTCATAAACCAGAGTTACCTATAGTTCCGTGTTGACTGTGGATCAAGGCATACTACTGAAAATCAATCCAGTACACGACACAGCAAGTGCATCACAATATGAATCGTAAAGCTGGTGCAAACATACACTGAAACATCGCCAATTGTTTCTTTTTGTATGTTTTGATAAAAGGATTGAAGTTGAAGTTGCTGTAAATACTAGTCGACTTTCTGCATTCAGGAACCATATGATCATTGGTCATTTAAAAATAGTCGTTTGAACCTTATTGAAGGGGTAGTGCTCAACAGCAAGGTAGATGTGGAAACACAGAGGTCACGGGGACATCTGGTTTTAGGGAATTATAGACAAATTTAATGACACAATAAAAgccaggtaggtaggtaggtaggtaggtaggtaggcaagTATAGGTAAATAGGTAGGACGGTATTAGACACCCGGCTATCATGATAAAGAAGATAGCCATTAACGGCAATAAAGCACGACTTCCTTCAGATGTACGGCTATCGAATTTTCATTATAGAAAGAATCTTCCATGTTGAAGTTTCTTGGCAAGAGAAATGATGTGTTTGTTTATTCTGACAGTGGTACCAAAAGCACCCTTTATCAAATTTCTCCATTTTTAGCATTTACGTCTCCATTTTTGAATGTCCTTTTTGTTTACACCGTATTTGGTTCAGGTCGTCGATCGGCAATCTTGACAACACCACTGTGTTATTCTGGCAACACCTTCACATGCCGAATGGCGTCGCTGTCGACTGGGTGACGGGCAACGTCTACTGGACCGACCCTAACGCCATTCACATTGGAAACCCTGGCCTTGGGCGGAGAAAAAAGCTCTTCCGTTACGACATCGATGAAGCTCGAAGCATTGCATTGGATCCACTGAATGGGTGAGAAATTATTAAACTGCAGCAAAAAGTAACAaatgaaattaaacaaaaaacatcacagtcaaaacattGAATAGTTCAAGAGCGCGATCTGCGTGGAGTACAAACAGTCGCTGTAAAGAAATGGGCATGCGCACTCAAAACTTTTACGAACTGCAACTGAAACCATGGAGACACCTTTTAGGTTAGGGACACCTTTGAGATCTTCACAAACATCGCATCACGGAAACAGGCTCGCCTGCCTCGTCTATTGCATTGATAATCTTGTACATGGTAGGGAGGTAGTACACAAATGTAAAGTTGATAGTGAACAAGTGGAGTACGCATGCCCAGTGCATACAGATACATGGCAGTGAAGACATACAATCACGAGTAAAAAGTGCAAAATATCGACGACgtagacgatgataatgataatgatgatgatg comes from Ptychodera flava strain L36383 chromosome 8, AS_Pfla_20210202, whole genome shotgun sequence and encodes:
- the LOC139138797 gene encoding low-density lipoprotein receptor-related protein 4-like, with product MQEVIASGLRSAVSLDYDYNRGYLYWSDVSEEKIFRKSINGVGEVEVLIEQRVNNPDGVAVDWIYQNLYWTDAGTNKIEVAHLVPRHGAIQRAVLISEGLDEPRAIVVNPAEGFMYWTDWGDDARIEKAGMNGCGRTIVIHENIEWPNGLSIDYVNRRIFWVDGKLHLLASAGLNGEARVDVLSDNTGLAHPFSVSVFLDHVYWTEWGTETIYRAEKFDGGHKTVIAQNLYSPMGIVAYHRLKQRPSRNNCGVNNGKCSHICVASPAISDCGANYTCMCPEGVELLEDGHTCNVSGILPHPDLMNSTGINVCFAYPDVCGGAFCRKRNFNGRPTYDCHCPPGYDIDEYDGKCRAQGREPSLVFSDGGHIGRISLRSGAKETLIGNISKGLGVDVDVRQGLIYWADVRESKISRSSIGNLDNTTVLFWQHLHMPNGVAVDWVTGNVYWTDPNAIHIGNPGLGRRKKLFRYDIDEARSIALDPLNGWLYWTDWGKEPKIEKSGMDGSQRHVLIDSHIGWPNGLAIDFTSRRLYWIDAKLHVLATSDMHGKDRIDLIKGDHRQLRHPFSIAVFEDRVYWSDIIHSIINSVDKLTGKDLQMLVVGGDSRAIYGIRVDHEVVQPMGVNYCAQNNGGCDFLCLLSPVATNSSYHACACPDHMELSDDGRSCMS